The following coding sequences lie in one Candidatus Aenigmatarchaeota archaeon genomic window:
- the albA gene encoding DNA-binding protein Alba, whose protein sequence is MAELKENVVLVGQKPLMSYVLAIVTQLSNSGEVTIKARGKVISKAVDVAQIAKNKFAKDVKIGEIKIGTDEVEAKEGGKINVSTIEIPLKK, encoded by the coding sequence ATGGCAGAACTAAAGGAAAACGTAGTGTTAGTAGGACAGAAACCTTTGATGAGTTACGTCCTAGCAATCGTAACTCAACTTTCAAACAGCGGCGAAGTGACTATCAAGGCACGAGGAAAGGTTATCAGCAAAGCAGTAGACGTTGCACAGATCGCGAAAAACAAGTTTGCAAAGGACGTCAAGATTGGCGAAATCAAGATAGGAACCGACGAAGTTGAAGCAAAGGAAGGTGGAAAAATCAACGTATCCACAATAGAAATTCCATTGAAGAAATAG